A single genomic interval of Osmia bicornis bicornis unplaced genomic scaffold, iOsmBic2.1, whole genome shotgun sequence harbors:
- the LOC123988707 gene encoding basic salivary proline-rich protein 2-like has translation MKPVTGTRTAQPRNDGKLPRNRDAQRADVTNPHRDGPASPAIKGRQQQPRVQINDGSRPSQRTGNTGCTPSPGNPRTSGGRARGHDEQRLERIRPHDPAETNNGQAGGPGPGQEADTTQPGPNTGKTATDRRANRRPEDPPTAGPRRPSAKKEAGPGHDGRPNIAGEDYGGSGRSSGRVSARPTSASAEPSTRPAGSTADGKPGQTGTSGHRVQASDTTANPGSLGTGLRGRTSRERRLPALPPAGWNDRPPLPGHPPTPLPQGRKTVDGHARPPRKCDPKLTSNQSDNIKSNPERTSYETKPSDENQLRDQTELQNQVRAEHRTRGIILR, from the exons CCCACCGCGACGGACCAGCCTCGCCGGCTATAAAAGGCCGACAGCAACAGCCACGAGTTCAGATCAACGATGGCTCACGGCCCAGTCAACGTACAGGAAATACAGGCTGCACTCCGTCGCCTGGCAATCCGAGAACGAGCGGAGGACGAGCCAGAGGCCATGACGAACAGAGACTGGAAAGAATTCGTCCGCATGACCCGGCCGAAACGAACAACGGACAAGCAGGCGGACCAGGCCCCGGCCAGGAAGCCGACACGACCCAGCCGGGTCCAAACACCGGCAAGACGGCCACCGATCGGCGAGCTAACCGCCGCCCGGAGGATCCCCCTACCGCTGGCCCCAGGAGACCGTCCGCCAAGAAGGAAGCCGGACCTGGCCACGACGGCCGTCCAAACATCGCCGGCGAAGATTACGGCGGAAGCGGTCGCTCGAGCGGCCGCGTCAGCGCACGGCCGACCAGCGCAAGCGCCGAGCCCTCCACCAGACCCGCCGGCAGCACAGCCGACGGAAAGCCAGGGCAGACCGGCACCAGCGGACACCGGGTGCAGGCCAGCGACACCACAGCCAACCCAGGGAGTCTTGGGACAGGTCTGCGGGGCAGGACCAGTCGGGAACGGCGACTACCTGCGCTGCCACCTGCCGGATGGAACGACCGTCCACCTCTACCGGGGCATCCGCCGACACCGCTTCCTCAGGGCAGGAAAACAGTGGACGGTCATGCTCGACCGCCGAGGAAATGTGACCCG AAGCTTACGAGCAACCAGAGCGATAACATCAAGAGTAATCCAGAGAGAACCAGCTACGAGACCAAACCGAGCGATGAGAACCAGCTACGAGACCAGACCGAGCTGCAGAACCAAGTTCGAGCCGAACACCGAACCAGAGGCATCATCCTGCGATAA